The Cyanobacteria bacterium FACHB-DQ100 genome contains the following window.
CAGCAACTTAACGCTGGAACAGTGGCAACTGATTGAACCGTTAATTCCTGCTGCAAAATCTGGAGGTCGTCCGCGTACGGTAAACGTGTGGGAGGTCTTGAAGCAATTGTTTATCTGCTGACGCAAGGCTGCACATGGCGCAATTTACCCGGAGATTTTCCAGCCTGGCAAACGGTGTATCGCTACTTTCGCACTTGGCGGAAAGATGGAACTTGGCTGAGATTGCACGATCATTTGCGGACTTGGGTGAGGGTGAGTTGTCACCGAGTTACCAGCCCATCAGAAGCAATTTTGGACAGTCAAACTATCAAGAGAAAGTACAGATCGAGTGGGCAGATGCGTTTCCTAGCTTGGTGAGCTACCAGCGCTTCATCGAATGGATTCCTGGTACGCTCGTGCCGATGTGCGCTTATTTGCGCTCGTGCTTTGGGTCGTGCAGTGGCATCAGTTTTATGGATTCCACATCGTCGCGCGTCTGCCACAATCGCCGCATTGAGCGCAACAAAGTGCTTGAGAATGTTGCCGCTATGC
Protein-coding sequences here:
- a CDS encoding transposase; the encoded protein is MGGLEAIVYLLTQGCTWRNLPGDFPAWQTVYRYFRTWRKDGTWLRLHDHLRTWVRVSCHRVTSPSEAILDSQTIKRKYRSSGQMRFLAW